GGTGAGGTAGAGGTGGTCGGCGGCTGCCGACAGCATCGCCTTGCGAACGTCTTCCGACGCCTCGGCCTGGAGATGGGGCGCGATCGTGTTGACCAGAAACGCGGCAGCCATGGGGCGCGCATGGCGACCGCCGAACATGTCGTCGATCTCGCTGATGCGTTCCGTCATCGCCGCCACGGCTTCCACTTCGCCGTATCCGATGCGGGCGCGAGGGTTGCGCCTCATCGTCTCGAAGCGGCCGATGACATCCTGGTACTGCGGGATGGTCAGGGCGACGGAGAACAGCCCCGCGGCGCCGAGCACGGCTCGCCGCGAGGGGTCCATGTCGGCGCCGCCCAGCTCGATGAGACCGGTCACGCCGTCAGCCGGGGCGGCCGGGGCCTCCTCGGTGTTGCCCAAGCCCGCCTCAGCGGGCGTGACGGGTCGGTTCAGCCGGCGGGCGAAGGCTTCGAGGATCGCCGGACGGGCGCGACGCCGGGGCCTCGTTCCCGTCAGCCAGTGGCACACCGAGGAGTCGTCGTAGCGCAGGGCGAGGCCCATCTCGGTGCCGACGCGATTGACCTGGCGAGCGAGCTCACCGTTCGTCCAGCGAGCCTCGCTGATCAGCGAGGCAAGGCCGGGGTTCGGGGTGCGATCGGCATGCATGGGAAGGGCCTCCCCTGAAATTCAAGGATTTCAACTCCCCACCCTGGCACGGACGTACCGGTCTCTACAGCCCGCCGGTTAACTCGATGTCACCGGAGGCCGGTGAGTCGCTTGAACAGGCCTCCGGCCTGCATGTTCCCGGCTGCCCTCTTCCGTGTCTCCAAGCTGACCAGCAGTTGACGCTGATCATTTCGGCCCTTGCCGCCCGGCCTGAGGGCGGTCGGACCGAGCGCGTGCCGCAGTGCCCCTGACCAATTGGAGGACGTCCCGCCCATGACCCCCCAGAGCCCTCAGCAAGAGCCCACGCTCACCACGATGATGACCGGTGACAACGTCCCCCTCGACCTCGTCACCATCCGCGCCACCGTCCGCCGCGCCCTCCAGGAGCGGACGGCTCTTCCCCGCGCCGAGGAGGTCCACGAGATCACCCGGGCCCTGCGTACCCACCTCTGGCTGATGCTGCCGGCCGCGCAGGCCATCGCGGACGGTCTCGAC
The window above is part of the Streptomyces syringium genome. Proteins encoded here:
- a CDS encoding DUF6415 family natural product biosynthesis protein, which gives rise to MTPQSPQQEPTLTTMMTGDNVPLDLVTIRATVRRALQERTALPRAEEVHEITRALRTHLWLMLPAAQAIADGLDRGTGPWHRWRALIDRVRVDLDHDGGPGLCSAVVHMKDLGRTCRFLADCLDE